A single genomic interval of Streptomyces sp. 1222.5 harbors:
- a CDS encoding VWA domain-containing protein — protein MGILTLLRNAFGRSRKARATEAEGAERLPTQPPATESPAAEHTESAAPEAEATAPAPTPGPAAAPSETPEIPEPRQAADATQHDLVAAAFNNVRVPRPADPTDQAPPHPENPQPDPKAEATTPAEAKPEAETSAAAPTEAETKAEPEAKPDTETSAAAPTEAETKAEPEAKPDTETSAAAPTEAEPEAEATAEPETEAPAEAEAKVEAELAAAAEETAPSDEEPETKAEAAAEPTAATPAAAETEVEAATEPTAEAEAATEAKAEAAEAAEAEAAAEPKSKPETKAKRTVKAKPAATAQAATPAEAKPTVEEAAEAKAVAEPKAKPKAKPKPAAEAEPEVEVAEPAAADGEIAPQEAPAADDESRTGGAGGNTDAEGEAEATPAPASAPAPQVTATPLAKVRSTAPALATAYKAATTTLKKTDLTGTRAKLYLVLDRSASMRPYYKDGSAQALADQTLALAAHLDPASTVHVVFFSTEVDGTTDLTLTPGHETKIDDTHAGLGRMGRTSYHAAVEAVLTHYEKNETPGTPALVVFQTDGAPDAKTPATQSLTEAAEKHPTVFFSFVAFGEHDNKAFDYLRRLKTGNTSFFHAGPTPRELTDGELYEGVLADWRP, from the coding sequence ATGGGCATTCTCACTCTCCTGCGGAACGCATTCGGCCGCTCACGCAAGGCACGAGCCACCGAGGCGGAGGGTGCGGAGCGACTTCCCACGCAGCCCCCGGCCACGGAGAGCCCGGCCGCGGAGCACACCGAGTCCGCCGCACCCGAGGCCGAGGCGACGGCCCCGGCACCGACCCCCGGGCCCGCCGCGGCCCCCTCGGAGACCCCCGAGATCCCCGAGCCCCGCCAGGCGGCCGACGCCACGCAGCACGACCTGGTGGCAGCGGCCTTCAACAACGTCCGGGTCCCCCGCCCCGCCGACCCCACGGACCAAGCCCCGCCCCACCCGGAGAACCCGCAGCCCGATCCGAAGGCGGAAGCCACGACGCCCGCCGAGGCGAAGCCCGAGGCAGAGACGTCGGCCGCGGCGCCGACCGAGGCGGAGACCAAGGCGGAGCCCGAGGCGAAGCCCGACACCGAGACGTCGGCCGCGGCGCCGACCGAGGCGGAGACCAAGGCGGAGCCCGAGGCGAAGCCCGACACCGAGACGTCGGCCGCGGCGCCGACCGAGGCGGAGCCCGAGGCAGAGGCCACGGCCGAGCCCGAGACGGAGGCCCCGGCCGAGGCCGAGGCGAAGGTCGAGGCGGAGCTCGCCGCTGCGGCTGAGGAAACGGCTCCGAGCGACGAAGAGCCTGAGACCAAGGCCGAGGCCGCGGCGGAGCCGACGGCGGCCACCCCGGCGGCAGCCGAGACCGAGGTCGAGGCCGCGACCGAGCCGACGGCGGAAGCAGAGGCTGCGACAGAGGCAAAGGCGGAGGCTGCGGAAGCTGCCGAGGCCGAGGCGGCAGCCGAACCGAAGAGCAAGCCCGAGACCAAGGCGAAGCGCACGGTCAAGGCGAAGCCCGCGGCCACGGCGCAGGCGGCCACCCCGGCGGAGGCGAAGCCCACGGTCGAGGAAGCTGCCGAGGCCAAGGCGGTAGCCGAGCCGAAGGCGAAGCCGAAGGCGAAGCCGAAGCCCGCCGCCGAGGCGGAGCCCGAGGTCGAGGTCGCGGAGCCGGCGGCCGCCGACGGCGAGATCGCCCCACAGGAGGCACCCGCGGCCGACGACGAGAGCCGCACGGGTGGTGCGGGTGGGAACACGGACGCCGAAGGCGAAGCCGAGGCGACCCCGGCACCGGCATCAGCTCCCGCACCGCAGGTGACCGCCACCCCCCTCGCCAAGGTCAGGTCCACCGCCCCCGCCCTGGCCACCGCCTACAAGGCCGCCACCACCACCCTCAAGAAGACCGACCTCACCGGCACCCGAGCGAAGCTCTACCTCGTGCTGGACCGCTCGGCGAGCATGCGCCCGTACTACAAGGACGGCTCGGCCCAGGCCCTCGCCGACCAGACCCTCGCCCTCGCCGCCCACCTGGACCCCGCGTCCACGGTCCACGTCGTCTTCTTCTCCACGGAGGTGGACGGCACCACCGACCTCACCCTCACCCCCGGGCACGAGACGAAGATCGACGACACCCACGCCGGCCTCGGCCGCATGGGCCGTACCAGCTACCACGCCGCCGTCGAGGCCGTACTCACCCACTACGAGAAGAACGAGACCCCCGGCACCCCCGCCCTCGTCGTGTTCCAGACCGACGGCGCCCCGGACGCCAAGACCCCGGCCACCCAGTCCCTCACCGAGGCCGCGGAGAAGCACCCCACCGTGTTCTTCTCCTTCGTCGCCTTCGGTGAGCACGACAACAAGGCCTTCGACTACCTCCGCAGGCTGAAGACCGGCAACACGTCCTTCTTCCACGCCGGCCCCACCCCCCGCGAGCTCACCGACGGGGAGCTCTACGAGGGCGTACTCGCCGACTGGCGTCCGTGA